The following DNA comes from Lynx canadensis isolate LIC74 chromosome B1, mLynCan4.pri.v2, whole genome shotgun sequence.
gagatagaaaaatattaaaagatgagGCAAAATCTATATGATAAAGTTCCGAATGTACTTCATATCTTATCAAAATTCACAATCAATgtcagtttatctattttggaaAATCACATTTCAAAAAGACACATAgtgtgctcgcttcagcagcacgtatgctaaaaaaaaagacacataagtAATTGAAAAGAGGTTTTTAGCTAagctatttatataaataataaatgataaaatactaaCATCAAAATGTTATATTGCATACCTAATGAAAAGAACTAATTATTAGTATTGATTTAAGATATAGTATCTAAATTATAGTGCAACTTTCTACCTACTTTTTTAAATCAAGTGTTTCATATAACAAAATCAATACAGCATTCTAAAACATACTTTTCCCAAGATTTGACAATAGACATGGAGCCTTCCATTCTTCTCCTGGTTCTACTGGAAGGTGTTTAATGGAATGTTAATTTCTTGATGTACTGTGGTATATTTGATAGGCCATAATTAATAGTATAATCGACAATtatatcaggaaaacaaaaattaacatgaaCAAATTAACATTATTTAGCCTCTAGGGTCTTttatctttcatatatatatcttttatatatatcttttattatatattatattacatattatatatatcttctatatatatcttttatatatatgtataatacatatatatataatgtatatataaaaaatatatatatattatcttttacCATTTCCCAGGGAAGAGGACTGAGTTCACATCAAAGATTTCGGGATTTTCGGGAATTTAAGGATAGATCCCATAATTATTATTGACCATTGAGTACTGTGTACATCCCATTTGCCTACATCTTGAATATAACTATCTATTGCCTTTATCCTATGCCTTTGGTGTATGGGTGCCAGAAACCTGTCTTTAGTTCACAAGTCTTCAGATGAAGAACAAGTGTAACAAAGGAAAGAACCCAAGGAGCCCTTCAGTGCCTGGATCAAATTTAGCTTTCAAGTCCCTATGTAATAAACAAGACTGTGGCTATATTGGCAAGACACTTTTGTTTGCAGAAGGGAGAAACAGTGTATATTTAATGTGAAAGTAAACATTTGTTACCAAAGGAAAGAAGGTAGATACCTAAAAATTACCCACAAATACTGTGGGATACTACTTATTGAGGTGATGTCTATGTTCCCCACCTTCCCCTGATACTACTATTCTATACTACTCTACCTTGAGCCTGAAAGTTTTGTGCCTACTTTAACCAGAAAAATACTATGATTTAACTTCTAATGGTAGGTCACAAAAGGCCATAAAATTCCTGCCTGTTTCACAAGAAAACTCATTATTGGGGCCTATAGCCCCTGCTCTATGACAATACCATATGGAGAGGCCACATACAGGCATTCGGATGGATAGTTCCAGCTGAACAAGCCTCTGCTTCGTAATTTTTATTAGATACTAGACAATGTGAATTTCACACTGTTGAGGGCTGGATCTTTCTGGCAGAGTAAAGATCCTTGCAGGGCACCTTGATCCTTTCAAGACTTCTTAAAAACTTCATGTGGGCAAATGTGAATTAGCTTTTTCCTTAGGGCAAGTTTTGCCTTACTTTTTCCTTGGGTCTCTACTGAAAGTAGAGTTTCACAAGTATTTCCagaaaattctaatttctttttttataatgtttatttatttatttttagagagagagagagagggagagagagagagagagagagagagagagagagaccgtcccaagaaggctccatgctgtcagcacagggcctgacacggggctccatctcacgacccgtaagatcatgacctgagctaacatcaagagtcggatgttcaactgactgagccaccccctctgccccgagaattctaatttttaactGTTCCAAACTTAAAAGTCTCCTAGTCCTGTTGGGATTCTTGGAAACTTGTATATTTCCTCCATCGTTCTTTGGTTGGCTTCATGTATTTTAACCTTATGCATGTAGGACTTAATACTAGTAGCAGAATCTAGAGAACACTTATGCAAAGTTCTGGAGCACTTGAATCACCTAACTTTCTCTGCAGTTACTATGCCTAGCAAATACCAGTGGCCTCAGCATCTCCTAACTCCTGTCTCTCCTCAATTCAGCAAGGTTTCCAGGCTTTTTGTAGGTGTTCCCTCCATGTGTAAGTGAACCAACACGAGTTCTCTCCTTGGTGAGCCAGAAACTGCACCAAGTTACGTtggagctaaagtcggatgctaaaccaactgagccacccaggcacccttatttatACACAATTTTAAACTAATTCATAATGACCTTccttttagtaataaaataacatttcacaTCTATGCATAAGTATTTGTGCTCTTCACTTTGATATGTACATTATCTGAAGGCAAAATCTATTGCATTTGCAGAGGTAGAGTTGGAAAGCCTACCAAAAATAAGccaaacagaaatataaacagaagTTTCAGCTCAGGAATtatacaagtatttttttatatttagttagTATGCCAGAAAACGGTCACAGCCATTGTATACTCCTATAGAAAGACTGAtgaattctatatttaaaattagtttcaaaaaggtaagtatgtatttttctgaataaaCTCTTGATAATTTCCATAAGGCACCACTCTTCTCTTTCACTGTTTCCTCCTGACTGCTTTCAAcaaatttgatcttttttttttcatttcttgatgtCCTAATTTTTGCACCTCTATTTGTCATTCCTCACTGATTTAGTTAACCTCAAATAGTACTCATAATTGAGCTGTCAGAACCAAGAGCTGAGTAATAGCTAGGAAAACCAAATAGAGACttcttattgtggtaaaataggtAGTACTTCTCCTAACTCAGGAACACTGTCCGCAACAAATTCCATATGTAACTGTTTGGCTATTTTAGGAAATGCAGGCACACTGTCCATTGATCAGAGTATTTTGTTTAGTATCTTAAAAGTAATTGCACCAGTTGGACTGCATCTTTTGTTAGTGCACAGCTTGCAGAGAAACAGTGATAAAAGGCATTTGGCCATTCTAAATTTAACGTGCGCTTTATTCTTTGTATCATGTAGTACTTTCCTTCTGAAATGTATATTCCAAACTTCAAACTTTAACTATCAGTAATGATAATGTCTCATGGGACccagaagaaactagaaaatgctGTGGATTCCAAGAGAAACTTGAAGACCGACAAGAAATTTGAATTGAGCAAggcattaacatttaaaaaaatgagctgtTTTTCAAACGTGTATTTTAGCAAATTTATATACAacaatcataaaaaatgaaaaatgaggttCTTATCTGCTAGAGTAGGTAAAATCAGTTTGGGGCTTTACAGCCAAAATACTTTCCTATGAACTGATAAATAGCTCTCTCCTTCCAACCATCACTCCacctttaaaattataataaatacaattaatgCCACAATTGTTATTGCTAACAAGGGAGTTATTTTTTAGTATGGTTTGTTGTTGCTGTAATAAAATACTTCCACGAGTGAATGATTTACAATAATAGGTAAACTATTATGTACAATATTATTATGTACAATAGGTATATTATCATGCACAATACAGTACAATAGTCAAGAGCACATGCTGTCTCTGGATCCAGACTGGATTCAATTACTGGTTCTgacatttaccagctgtgtgatcttaggcatcTCACCTAACCTCACTGGActtcagtttcccatctgtaaaaaataataataataaaaattaaaaaaaaaatgattatcacCCCGTATTTACCTCATTGGGTTTTCCTGAaatgatacatttataaatataagcgAAGTGCTTAGAACAGCACCTGGTAAATGCTAAGCACTAGGAGAGTTTGCTtctatcattattactattatgctGTTTTCATAATCATCCTGATGAAGAACAACCAGAGTGCTGCCCTGCTTTGTCATGACTACTAAGGAAGATGCCATTGGAAAATAATTCAGGAGCCTCTCGACGGCGGCAGTGGCTATCAAGAGGCGACGATCAACGTGCGAGATCAACGCTCGCAACCCCGGGCCTGACGCCGGGCAGGGGCGCGGCGCTCgatttcctttcctgcctccgCCGTCCCCCTGGTGCGCATGCTCAGTCCTGCTCGGCCCTTgcctttgatttatttctttctgGGCGGCCGCGGCGACCCGGGACCGGCTCAGGGATGGGAAGTGAAGCCCCCGGAGCTGCGGCAGCGGCGGCGCTGTGAGGAGCAGCCAGGGGGAGGCAGCTGCGGCTCGTCGGTGAGTATCTGGGAGGCGCTACCATGGCGTTTCGTAAGAAGAGCACCAAGAACCCCCCAGTCCTGAGCCACGAATTCATCCTGCAGAATCATGCGGACCTCGTCGCCTGTGTGGGGATGTTCTTCGTGCTGGGGCTTATGTTCGAGGGAACAGCAGAAGCGTCTATCGTTTTTATTACTCTTCAGCACAGCGTTACCTTCCCTGCAGCAGAAGACCGAGCCACAGAATCAAAGTTCCTTTACTATTACGGCATCAAAGACCTGGCCACGGTTTTCTTTTACATGCTAGTGGCAATCATCATTCACGCCACAATTCAGGAGTATGTGTTGGATAAAATTAACAGGCGAATGCAGTTCCCCAAACCGAAACAAAGCAAATTTAATGAATCTGGTCAGTTCAGTGTATTCTACCTTGTCTCTTGTATTTGGGGCACATTCATTCTAATTTCTGAAAACTGTCTGGCAGACCCAACTCTCTTATGGAGGGCTCATCCCCATAATATGATGACATTTCAGATGAAGTTTTTCTACATATCACAGTTGGCTTACTGGTTTCATGCCTTCCCCGAACTCTATTTCCAGAGAACCAAAAAGCAAGATATCCCTCGTCAACTTGTCTACATTGGCCTTCACCTCTTTCACATCGCTGGAGCTTACCTCTTGTACTTGAACCATCTAGGACTCGTTCTCTTGATGATGCATTATTTCGTGGAATTACTTTCCCACATTTGTGACCTGTTTTATTTTAGCGATGAAAAGTATCAGAAAGAGGTTTCTCTATGGGcaattgtgtttattttgggTCGACTTGTGACTTTAATTGTTTCTGTACTGACTGTTGGCTTTCACCTGGCCGGAGGGCAGAATCGGAATCCGGATGGCATTACTGGGAACGTAAATGTGTTGGCAGCTAAAATTGCTGTTCTGTCCTCCAGTTGCACTATCCAGGCATATATAACATggaatttatttaatgttcaaCTTCAGAGGTGGATGGAGGAAGATGCTACTCTTCAGGCCCCAAGTGTGAAGAAGAAACGGACCAAAGGGAGGTCTTctagaaaagggacagaaaatggTGTGGCAGCTTCACACAGAGTAGACTCTCcccataaaaagaaagagaaatcttcATAATGAATTGCAAGCTAATCGATTATGGTCCCCAAAGAAGTCTGCTCTTTACTACAAGATACCTTTCTGTGCtagagatttttctcttcttgaaaatAGTTTGTGCTGTCTTTGGTTTCTGATATTGTACTgtgtaatgtatttttttttaaaaggtatttgagGAGAGGATGATCATCATGAGTGGAAAAAATTTTGATATAGATTAAGCGACTCATCATCAAATGGTTCAGGGATCACCACCATAATTTGTTTAGTTCCCTTTgaacattttcctaatgatgtGTAGCTATAACTACAAAATTCCGCATATCAGCGGCACGATTTCTGGCTCCTGCTAATAGCAATGtcgtattttttaaagttctcttttaGGATAAAGTGGAAATATTATGAAGGTGGAATTCAACTTTGTTATATTTTCAGTATCCTCTaactcttacaattttttttatttctatttttgtttttatttttatttttttagaacttACAACTggagaaaaaatttgtaaagccACCAAAATAATGATGCGTTTTATAGGTAGTGGTTGTTAGTGTTACATcgcccttaaaaataaaaaaaaaaaaatactaatgggGAATGTGTGAAGATTTATTACCATATATTAAATCAAAATATCTTGAATTAATATAAAAGTATTACTGAAGAGGTAAAAACATTCTTGTCCATTGTAAACACTTGtaaactagaaatgaaaaaaaattaaatatttactgtaaaAGGAAATCAGACTTAGCTTTTTTTtgctatgtttattaaaaattattcctaATGAGGCTTGTTATAAGTTTGGTATCCACAGCATCttggaaaaatattgtttaacctgtaaatcattttgaaaaccaATGCTTACTtgatttatatctataaaaagaGTGGATAATTCCGTGTGGAAAACACAACACATTAAGTAACTTACAAATTAGGGGGATATATAGTCTTATGAAaggcttttcaaaaataatgttataaCGATAGTGCTGTTTCCATCTTTAATTGGGAAATGTTCATCTGTATGAGCCTTATTTTGGATATGTGTGTATACtaaagtgtatgtgtatatgtagacATATAGGTAGTATCTTTACCAAAGCCAATAGAAAGAATGGGCTGTagtgggtatttattttatttattgccttGTCTTAACCTTCATTTTAACCACCATAATGTGAGTGTTTATACTTTTCTTAGGAGACAATGTTTAAAAACTATGCTAGAATagggccatatatatatattttaatgttttaatgtttgtttatttttgagagagagagagagagagagagagagagagagtgggggagggagggcagagagagggagacccagaatctgtggcaggctccaagctttgagctgtcagtacagagcctgatgcggggctctgagatcgtgacctgagcccaagtgggacactcaacccactgagccacccagaagccccaagactgtatattttctgtttctctctgttttcccccaCAATGTCTCTCATCTCTCTGCTTTTGATAGCCTTCTGTTGTGGGTAATTCAGCTTTAACAATTATGGGGGTCCTTGAAAATTAAACTTACTATACTTGTATTACAGAGGAAAGACAGGGGAGCCACTCTTGGCCaatctttcttttatgtttggtttGAGAAGTGCATAACAAAgcaatattgtttctttttaggcTATAGAATCCATTGTCCTACTTTTCCCCCTCAATTGCCTAATGCTCTCTTGTTAGTAGCACATGCCTTGAGACCCAAATTACAATAACTCCACTTTAACCAACCATTGTGCAATTGTAAAACAAAGATCTTCGACTTCTGTCTAGAGTGGTCTTTCTCGCTTCCCTTACTTGGAAAGAATTCTAGCCTGTTATTGAAACCCCACTCCTGGTAACAAATTTCTTATCCATTATATACTCATCTGAAAATAAGTGCAGGACTGACTTAAACTGGTAAATGATTACAAGAAAATCGTTATCTTATGTGACTAACAATGCCAAGAGTTAAACTGGGTTTGACGTTAAATATGATTAAGGCCCAGATGAATTTCCCTGGGATTCTCTTGACTTTATCCCTCTCAGATTAACTTTCTGCTTGGTAGCAAATGACTACAGCTATTCTAGACTTCATATCTGCACACTACATGgtagagagtaagagagaaaacCAGATTTCTGGAATTCAGAATACTGAGAGTTACCTTTAGTGAACGCATTTAGATAAAGGGGTATACTGGATTGATTGGTCAAGTGAGGTTATATGCTTCACCTGTGGAAAAAGGCACAGCAAATTTCTTGTAAAATATGGGTTCACGAAAGGCAGCAAGGttactgaaagagaaaaggggaaagatgtCATGTACATCTCAactattcacaaaaattaaataagagtTGCCAGAATATAAATGTATGCCAAATATATGATGAAAGCAATGTTACAAATGACATTCTGCAATACAAATTGTTAAGTCCCTCATTAATAGTACACTCCAAAAAAACCATGCTATAATATATCTCATTGTGACAATTTGGTTCTGTCAAAATGGACCACGTGGAAACAAAATTTCCATTATGATTATGCCAGATATTATTAAAGCAGGCATTTATTAACCCTATGAAAACTCAACTAATCACCAAAAGTTGCAAAAATCATAAAAGTATGTGTGATATTTGAATTTAGAGATTCTGTTCTGATTCATTGGCCTCAGTGATTAACAAACTTTATTCCTTAAATAAGTTTACAAGAATAGATTTACTAGGATGGATTTAAAGtgaattttctttacaaaaaaatattctagCATTTAGCTAAAATTGTATCCCATTTTTCTTAAACAGTGTAAATGTGTTCTCGACATACATATTTGTAAAAGACAAGCAAGTTTTAGGTCCTATTATTTTCCTGGGGTCAGTAtaattctccatttcttttcaataaaaataaacgataaccttgttttcctcatttaCTCTCATAAGTATTTGTTCACCTGTAGAGGAAATGTATAGCCAGTAGTGTATTAACCTGGAATAGATTCAAGAAGATTATttacaacattattttaaagctttcttgAAGACAGAATATATtctgatattattttaatttgaaaaaacaagggaaaatttttaaattctcaattaGACTAAATGAGAATCGtttatataaagtaataaaagacTACTGATGATTTATACTAGAAATGACATTGGAGCAGTTCCTACGAGGAAGTGCTTTCAGAGAAAGGATGGTTGAGAATGTGGCATATGGAGCAGGCTAGGATTTGGGTACTCGTATTATGGCAGAGGATGCCAGTTGGGCTCTCTGTTGGGAGCCCAAATCATTGTAATCTGGAGATAGAAGGGTGGcttggagggcaggagagggtaAACATTATGAGTGGGTATATGGAGGTAATTGAGATTTAATATCAGATCAGATTTCCAGAGAATTCACAAATACTCCCATCGCTGAATTTCTCTGGAAATAGaagagttttggtttttgtttttttcactgctATCTTTCAAACAAACCCATATCCTAGAGGAACTATCCACACTGAATAAAATAGTAGTACCTACAAATTCCTATCAACTATGTAGAAAATTATTCTAAATccatcatacaaaaaaaaatcacacaatccCAAATATTAGAATTTTCCTCATGATTCCACAGTCATGTGACTGTCTAAATTTTAACATCTAAATCCATATAAACAAACCTTTTTAAATCCCTGCACCACCGCTGGAAGttttaagtattcaataaatgtgaaataagtcaaatgtTGGGATATTGCCCAACGTGATTCACCTGCTTCTCGCTCAATCCTGGCAGGTGCCATCACCGTGTTTGGGGCTATGGCATTGGGTCATgaatctattttttgtttgtttgtttgttttacaatttGAAAAATACGTCGATGTACAAACTGACCAATAGAGGATATTTAcctaatttaagaaatgaaagtggAATGTGACATGTGGTTAAAGTTTtgcttgatttaaaaatgaacagttaAATTAACATCACAGTAACAATATACTAGCATTGCTGTTAAGAGATGTGGCTACTCAATAATTCAGgcaaaatatctattttatttatttactttttttttctttaagtaagctccatgcccaatatggggtttgaactcacaaccagggagtaagagttgcatgctctacctgCTAAGCCAGCGAGGCACCCcagataaaaatctgttttaaataaaGGTGAAGTGAATATCCcaaattaaaggtaaaaattcCTCAGTTTCAACACCACCAGCACAATTTAACAAATCAAGTCATGTCAGTGCCTAGAATCTCATGATGTGAGAAAACATGAGAAAGCAGAACATTCCTAGTGCCCAGTAGAGATTTCACCTAAGCCATCACAGACTTGCATACCACCATAGAGTTCATATTCCCACCTCTTGCTGGCCTTATTGTTTCATTAATATAAGAAAGCTGTCCCTTAAATGAACCAATAAATACAAAGTTgccaacaaaaatattaaaatatactttgtaaattttaatactttttaaaaagatgtttccaGTTGTATTGATATAAATTCAGCCAAAGAAAGGTAATAATATGATTATAaataatggtcaacaaaagaaatcaGAGTTGTCCTTGCTGTGGTCCTTAGAGCTGTGTGAGCTTTGGAAAACGCCTAAGTATTCTAAGTCCTGGATGGCATGTCACTAAAATGACAAAGATGTTTATCTCAAAAAGCTgctatgaagattaaaaatatatgtctataCACTGTCATAAACTGTGTGTGCATAGACTGATTCATATAACctatatatataaacacttaaTGGTCTCAtttaacatatacatatgtgcatttaTGCCTACATATATAgcacgtatgcacacacataagTAGATATTTCCCCCCatacattttcttgtttattttttaatagactttactttttagagaagttttagtttcatagcaaaattgagcagataATACAGAGTCCCATATAACTATTAATTCCCTCCCCCACACAACTTTCCCCATTATTAACATATCCCCTGAATTAGTATCATACATAATAGTTGCGTTGtctaaaagtcctctgtgctcaATCCATTCATCCTCTCccctattcatttttaaacactATATAAATGTACGGCATTGAGTTTTCCCCTGTCTTAGCAGGAGGAAATGGGAAAGTATGGTGATAGTTCAAGTATAGCAATAGCTCCCTCTGTATCTAGTTGATATTTTATAAGGAATCTTTTCCTGAATGTATGATTTATTGTTGACTCAATAATGCACATTACAAATACACATATTGCTATATTTAAAACAAGTAGAATTGTCTTCTGAGTAAATGCACTTATTTTCAAGAGTTACTAAATTCATAGTAACTATT
Coding sequences within:
- the TRAM1L1 gene encoding translocating chain-associated membrane protein 1-like 1, translating into MAFRKKSTKNPPVLSHEFILQNHADLVACVGMFFVLGLMFEGTAEASIVFITLQHSVTFPAAEDRATESKFLYYYGIKDLATVFFYMLVAIIIHATIQEYVLDKINRRMQFPKPKQSKFNESGQFSVFYLVSCIWGTFILISENCLADPTLLWRAHPHNMMTFQMKFFYISQLAYWFHAFPELYFQRTKKQDIPRQLVYIGLHLFHIAGAYLLYLNHLGLVLLMMHYFVELLSHICDLFYFSDEKYQKEVSLWAIVFILGRLVTLIVSVLTVGFHLAGGQNRNPDGITGNVNVLAAKIAVLSSSCTIQAYITWNLFNVQLQRWMEEDATLQAPSVKKKRTKGRSSRKGTENGVAASHRVDSPHKKKEKSS